One genomic segment of Mus pahari chromosome 4, PAHARI_EIJ_v1.1, whole genome shotgun sequence includes these proteins:
- the Hmgcs2 gene encoding hydroxymethylglutaryl-CoA synthase, mitochondrial, whose product MQRLLAPARRVLQVKRAMQETSLTPAHLLSAAQQRFSTIPPAPLAKTDTWPKDVGILALEVYFPAQYVDQTDLEKFNNVEAGKYTVGLGQTRMGFCSVQEDINSLCLTVVQRLMERTKLPWDAVGRLEVGTETIIDKSKAVKTVLMELFQDSGNTDIEGIDTTNACYGGTASLFNAANWMESSYWDGRYALVVCGDIAVYPSGNARPTGGAGAVAMLIGPKAPLVLEQGLRGTHMENAYDFYKPNLASEYPLVDGKLSIQCYLRALDRCYAAYRKKIQNQWKQAGNNQPFTLDDVQYMIFHTPFCKMVQKSLARLMFNDFLSSSSDKQNNLYKGLEAFRDLKLEETYTNKDVDKALLKASLDMFNKKTKASLYLSTNNGNMYTSSLYGCLASLLSHHSAQELAGSRIGAFSYGSGLAASFFSFRVSKDASPGSPLERLVSSVSDLPKRLDSRRRMSPEEFTEIMNQREQFYHKVNFSPPGDTSNLFPGTWYLERVDEMHRRKYARCPV is encoded by the exons GTTTTCTACaatccctcctgctcccctggCCAAAACAGATACATGGCCAAAAGATGTGGGCATCCTTGCCCTGGAGGTCTACTTTCCAGCTCAATATGTGGACCAAACTGACCTGGAGAAGTTCAACAATGTGGAAGCAGGGAAGTATACAGTGGGCTTGGGCCAGACCCGTATGGGCTTCTGTTCGGTCCAGGAGGACATCAACTCCCTGTGCCTGACAGTGGTGCAGAGGCTGATGGAACGCACAAAGCTGCCATGGGATGCTGTGGGCCGCCTGGAAGTGGGCACCGAGACCATCATTGACAAGTCCAAGGCTGTCAAAACAGTGCTCATGGAACTCTTCCAGGATTCAGGCAACACTGACATTGAGGGCATAGATACCACCAACGCCTGCTATGGTGGCACTGCCTCCCTCTTCAATGCTGCCAACTGGATGGAGTCCAGCTACTGGGACG GTCGCTATGCCCTGGTGGTCTGTGGTGACATTGCAGTCTACCCGAGTGGTAATGCCCGCCCAACAGGTGGTGCCGGGGCTGTGGCAATGCTGATCGGGCCCAAGGCCCCTCTGGTCCTGGAGCAAG GGCTGAGGGGAACTCACATGGAGAACGCATATGACTTCTACAAACCAAACTTGGCCTCAGAGTATCCACTGGTGGATGGGAAGCTGTCTATCCAGTGCTACTTGCGGGCTTTGGATCGATGCTATGCAGCCTACCGCAAGAAGATCCAGAATCAGTGGAAGCAAG CTGGAAACAACCAGCCTTTTACCCTTGATGATGTGCAGTACATGATCTTCCACACACCCTTTTGCAAGATGGTCCAGAAATCCCTGGCTCGGCTGATGTTCAATGACTTCTTGTCATCCAGCAGTGACAAACAGAACAACTTATACAAGGGCCTAGAGGCCTTCAG GGATCTAAAGCTGGAAGAAACCTACACCAACAAGGATGTAGACAAGGCTCTTTTGAAGGCCTCCTTGGACATGTTCAACAAGAAGACCAAGGCCTCCCTTTACCTCTCCACTAACAACGGAAACATGTACACCTCATCCCTCTACGGCTGCCTGGCCTCACTTCTCTCCCA CCACTCTGCCCAAGAATTGGCTGGCTCCAGGATTGGAGCCTTCTCCTACGgctcaggcttagcagcaagtttCTTTTCATTCCGAGTGTCCAAGGATGCTTCCCCAG GTTCCCCTCTGGAGAGGCTGGTGTCTAGTGTGTCAGATCTGCCCAAACGTCTAGACTCCCGGAGACGCATGTCCCCTGAGGAATTCACAGAAATAATGAATCAGAGAGAGCAATTTTACCACAAGG TGAACTTCTCTCCACCTGGAGACACAAGCAATCTCTTCCCAGGTACTTGGTACCTTGAACGAGTGGATGAGATGCATCGCAGGAAGTATGCCCGGTGTCCCGTCTAA